DNA from Methanococcoides sp. LMO-2:
TGGGATATTGATAATGACGGTACTGAGGATAACTCCAGTCAGAATTTCGTTCATACCTACGATACAGCTGGCCTGTACACTGTGAATCTTACTGTCAGTAATATCAATGGTACTGATTCCGAGGTCAAGACCGGTTATATCAATGTGACCTCAGCTCCGGTACCTCCAATCCTTCCGGTTGCTGATTTCAGTGCCAATGTGACTGAAGGAGATGTTCCACTCACTGTTGCGTTCACTGATCTCTCAACCGATGCAACCTCATGGTCGTGGGATATTGATAATGACGGTACTGAGGATAACTCCAGTCAGAATTTCGTTCATACCTACGATACAGCTGGTCTTTACACTGTGAATCTTACTGTCAGTAATATCAATGGTACTGAT
Protein-coding regions in this window:
- a CDS encoding PKD domain-containing protein, with amino-acid sequence WDIDNDGTEDNSSQNFVHTYDTAGLYTVNLTVSNINGTDSEVKTGYINVTSAPVPPILPVADFSANVTEGDVPLTVAFTDLSTDATSWSWDIDNDGTEDNSSQNFVHTYDTAGLYTVNLTVSNINGTDSEVKTGYINVTSAPVPPILPVADFSANVTEGDVPLTVSFTDLSTDATSWSWDIDNDGTEDNSSQNFVHTYDTAGLYTVNLTVSNINGTDSEVKTGYI